A single region of the Panthera tigris isolate Pti1 chromosome B1, P.tigris_Pti1_mat1.1, whole genome shotgun sequence genome encodes:
- the SLC25A4 gene encoding ADP/ATP translocase 1, translated as MTDHALSFLKDFLAGGVAAAVSKTAVAPIERVKLLLQVQHASKQISAEKQYKGIIDCVVRIPKEQGFLSFWRGNLANVIRYFPTQALNFAFKDKYKQIFLGGVDRHKQFWRYFAGNLASGGAAGATSLCFVYPLDFARTRLAADVGKGAAQREFSGLGDCLTKIFKSDGLKGLYQGFSVSVQGIIIYRAAYFGVYDTAKGMLPDPKNVHIIVSWMIAQSVTAVAGLVSYPFDTVRRRMMMQSGRKGADIMYTGTVDCWRKIAKDEGAKAFFKGAWSNVLRGMGGAFVLVLYDEIKKYV; from the exons ATGACTGATCACGCCTTGAGCTTCCTGAAGGATTTCCTGGCCGGCGGCGTCGCCGCTGCCGTGTCCAAGACCGCGGTCGCCCCAATCGAGAGGGTCAAACTGCTGCTGCAG gTCCAGCATGCCAGCAAACAGATCAGTGCTGAGAAGCAGTACAAAGGGATCATTGATTGTGTGGTGAGAATCCCCAAGGAGCAGggctttctctccttctggagGGGTAACCTGGCCAACGTGATCCGTTACTTCCCCACCCAAGCTCTCAACTTCGCCTTCAAGGACAAGTACAAGCAGATCTTCCTGGGGGGCGTGGACCGGCATAAGCAATTCTGGCGCTACTTTGCCGGTAACCTGGCTTCCGGTGGGGCAGCTGGGGCCACCTCCCTCTGCTTTGTCTACCCACTGGACTTTGCTAGGACCAGGTTGGCTGCCGACGTGGGCAAGGGTGCTGCCCAGCGTGAGTTCAGTGGTCTGGGCGACTGTCTCACCAAGATCTTCAAGTCTGATGGCCTGAAGGGTCTCTACCAGGGTTTCAGCGTCTCTGTCCAGGGCATCATTATCTACAGAGCTGCCTACTTTGGAGTTTATGATACTGCCAAGG GGATGTTGCCTGACCCCAAGAATGTGCACATTATTGTGAGCTGGATGATTGCCCAGAGCGTGACAGCGGTCGCGGGGCTGGTGTCCTACCCCTTTGACACTGTCCGCCGTAGGATGATGATGCAGTCTGGCCGGAAAGGGG CGGATATTATGTACACTGGGACGGTGGACTGCTGGAGGAAGATTGCAAAAGATGAAGGAGCCAAGGCTTTCTTCAAAGGTGCCTGGTCCAATGTGTTGAGAGGCATGGGCGGAGCTTTCGTATTGGTATTGTATGATGAGATCAAAAAATACGTCTAA